A region from the Falco rusticolus isolate bFalRus1 chromosome 4, bFalRus1.pri, whole genome shotgun sequence genome encodes:
- the CTXN1 gene encoding cortexin-1 has product MRPAHTLLASAMNDASTMDYELLSPSLVEHPAGTAGMDAEQKTVFAFVIFLLVFLVMLMVRCFRILLDPYSRMPASSWTDHKEGLERGQFDYALV; this is encoded by the coding sequence ATGCGCCCTGCCCACACGCTCCTCGCCTCTGCCATGAATGATGCATCGACGATGGATTATGAACTGCTCTCCCCCTCCTTGGTCGAGCACCCAGCCGGCACAGCGGGTATGGATGCTGAGCAGAAAACCGTCTTTGCCTTTGTCATCTTCCTCCTGGTCTTCTTGGTGATGCTGATGGTGCGCTGCTTTCGCATCCTGCTGGACCCCTACAGCCGCATGCCCGCCTCCTCCTGGACCGACCACAAGGAGGGGTTGGAGAGGGGCCAGTTTGACTACGCCTTGGTGTag